The Rhododendron vialii isolate Sample 1 chromosome 1a, ASM3025357v1 region ttccttcttctgtGTGCAACATTCTGCTTATTCATGAGTTTTTGCTTCAGTGGTTTTGCAGATGTATTTGATGTGGATTACTTAATACAACAGATGAATGGCTTTGTTAAAGTTGTCGAAGAATTGCCAGCAGAGATTGCATCGAAAGAACCAGTCCAAGTGGATTGCAGCAAACGTAAAGGCCAATTTGATTATGCGGAAAGTGTCCTCCCTTCTCTACTGAAGCATCATTATATTTCACTCACCCCAGCAATGAGCCAAAGGAGAGATAGGTACCCATGTtgtcttcatcttcttcttttccatgTATTTTTGCTGAACAGGAGGTCTTTTTCTTGGAATTGCTTTTGTTTATGTTTGAGGACGTCTTTTTATATAATCTGAAGCTTAGATAGCAGTGTTGAATAGATATTACTTGAGGGACTCTAGACTCCATTTTCTGGATTATATTTGGTTTAGCTCCATGTTGTCTTCATATTCTTCTTTTCCATTTACGATAGCAGTTGCTGTTTCTTTTTGGTGAGCAGTTCTGCTAATATGTACACTTTTAGTTCCATAATGGTTGTGTTCTTTGTTTTCagcaaaatggtaaaataatgACAATAAGGTTATGTTTTTAGAGGTCTTTCTAATGCCTCTCTTTCTTCTAAATCTTGTAGATATCCTCTACATGCAAAGGCTGCTCTTTGTCAAACTTGTTACAATGCGTTACGCCTTACCAAAGCCTTGGAAAATAAAGGCTCCAAACTCCTTCAAGCCATACCAAAACCCTTTCTCTCACTTCACCTTCGTTTTGAACCTGACATGGTGGCCTACAGTCAATGCGAGTATTCTGgcctttcttcttcctccatggAAGCCATAGAAGCTTCACGGGGAGATCGAAAACCCTGGACAGGAGAATCCGCCCGTGTTTGGCGTAACTGTGGAAAATGCCCCCTCACTCCTAAAGAGACTGCTTTCATCCTTCAATCTCTGTCCATCCCAACAAACACAAATATTTATTTGGCAGCTGGTGATGGCCTTATGGAGCTGGAAGGGTTAACTTCTGTCTACACAAACATTTCCACAAAAGCTACCTTTCTTAGTGGCGAGGAATTTGCAAGCATGCATGGGAACACAAAAGCTGCACTGGATTACTATGTATCTATCAATAGCGATTCGTATATTGCTACGTACTTTGGGAACATGGATAAAATGGTTGCGGCAATGCGGGCTTTTAAGGGGTTGTTTAAGACACTTTTGTTGACCAGGAGGGCTTTTGCAGGATTCACGTCTCAGGGTTTGCAAGGGAACGAGTTGAGAGAAGCCCTTTGGAAGGTGCATAGAGATGATTTTGTGCTGGGTAGAGGGTCTGCTTTGCCAGATTGCTTTTGTGAGTTCAAATTGTGAGATTTTAggttttctttctgtttttcagAAGATTTTACATTTTATGGGCTAAATATAACGCCTTATTAACAGTAGAAGGAAGGTCATGCTAGTTCAACATCTCAATGCAAGATTTAGAAATCTTCTTTCACTTGACTAGCTCTCTACTTTTTCACCTCCTTGTTTGGTGCTAGGCAACAGAGACATGATACGAAAATTTAGTAGAGTATTTGTTTTTTCGATCCGCATATGTGAAAATTTCCAATTCGTTACTGAACAATCAATATTCCAGTTTTAATCGAGCCAAAGTATCTAGGTTCATTTTAGTAGGTTACAATAGCACTTATCTACGTTCATCTTGGTAGGTGATTTTTGATCGATTACTATTTTGCCCACAATAGTTATTTAATGGCACAGTAAAAGTGAttataaatacttaatttttgaagGCACAATTGCAAAAATCACTTTCGACAGGacttcaaaaaatttatcaacTCAAACCAAGACGTGGGCCAAATTTAATTTCCTATATTCGCCAGGAATCTTAATGCATACCAAAAGTTTCTATGTAACCTTTCTCACAAACTACCCATAAATATAATTATATAACCAACGCTAAAAGCCCATACCCACCACAATCTAGTTCCATTCTCTCTGTGGATTCCTAAGTTCTCTTAGTTGTGTTTAGAACATAGCATCTCGCAATTTCACCGACCAAAAGTGTGACTTTTTCCTGAAgaattcttttaaaatccgaaccattgattgccgagatgaaggGTGAAATGGGGCACATCTGCATTTTGCTGTGTTTGCTCATAGTAGCCCCCCGCTTCTGTTATAAGAAGTAATGATCGTCCAAACATAACATAGTGAGGAAAACATAACACAGCACAACACACCTATCCAAGTAGTTCTGTTACTTACTGTAGCAAAAGGACTACTTGGAAAGGTGAAGGTGAATCATGGGTTACCACAAAAAACAGCAAAACAAACCCATAAATAAAAGCAATTAAACAAATGAAGTACTCCCTGGATGTCAAGTGTGCCATCACATGATAACTCAGCAAGCCTAGTTTAATAACCCCTACAAACAGCTTCCAGTCTAAAATTCAGTATCAAAGAGTGGCATACTGATAAATAAAGATAACAGGCTAGCCTTACAGCTGTTTTCGTTCAATATATTCTACACCGTCACATCGAAATTGCCTCTCAAAAACCTTCCCGTGCCTGTACTTGAACTTCCAATCACACTTGGATAAGACGCTTTCATCGCAGCCAAAAAAGAGTATCCATCAAGATGGCACTgcataaccccaaaaaaaaaaaaaaaaggagagagagagaaaggcaaGTAGATGAAAGATCCAAACAATGTTCCGGTGTTCCCCTatgacaaacaaaaattgacATGAAAGATAAAAAAGCATTTCACAAGAAGTGGTTCATACTGTAAGTGGAAGTATCAATTTGCCCAGGAAGTTCCTTAATATCCGCCTCAAACCTTTCCTGAACCTGTACAAATAATGAAGTCCAAGAGTTGGTGGTAGCACAACGGAGCATCAAGGAAAGACGAATATATTACGCTGATATTACCTGATTGAGAACATCAGAGTCGGATGCAGATGCAACAAATGTAATTGCATGCCCTTTGGTGCCAAACCTACCAGCTCTGCCAACCTGGCAAATATCAAATACCAAGGAAGTAAATTGCAGTTTTAGTAGCTCTCAAAGCAATGCACACTACGTGTACGCGATGAAGGTAGGTGTCAGCAGAATCAGGCATGTCATATAACAATGTTGACACACTCAATGTCAATTCCTCTACCAACTAAATCAGTGGCCACAAGGATTCTTTTATGACCCTCCTTGAAACTCGTGTAGCATGTTAACCTGGAAAGGACAGCGTTGAAAATCAGTAAAGCAGTCGGAAAGGTTTAGAGGACAGCACAGATGATATTATCGTTTTGTTTTAGAGGACAATCAGTGGCCAATCCGCAGGGGAAACAATCCTTCCAATAACAATTGAACAACCATCGAGGGTTCTTCCAACCAAACAGTTGTTTGTTAGCAGATGATGAAGACGATGCCCACTCAGATAACTTCAGATGGAAAGAATTAACCAATGCATTGTTCAATACCCAGTTTAGAATatgtgggggcgtgatttcttcgtgctCCTTCTGGTGCGaccggtcttgatgtacctgtagaaccggagggggttgctcctccgggaagaagctccgatgatTAAGTCAGTAGATGGAAAGaaagaagtttagtaagaacagTCTGCAGGAAAGAGAAAATGCTCCCTTCGACTAGATTCTCCCCTCTTTTGACTCAGTGGCcatgcttctctatttataggcaaagagatGAAGTGCTGAGTAAGTTGgccatactttccacgtgtcacgttctGCTCGCTTGGCGCCTTTCTAGCAGGGCcagttaatgaacaccacttctctagtctttcagagccacatgggcTGATGTCAGGAGGGTCatatcgttcagagatgtcacttcgaatgtaAGAGAGGACAGCCTAaatatcagtagatatttatggaaggttccacaatcgtcCAGGTTCGGCGGGACCCGCGTCCAGCATACGAATTATCCGAGCGTATGACATCCCGGCCGAGGCACACCCTGGCCGAACAAACGGAAGTTCGTATCCGTGCGCTTGATAAAGCCCCGAGCGAACTCATGTGTCGtatgttcggatgttgcttatAATTGTTCGGTGAAGCACTCGTGGTTCTGTCTATCTTTCGGCCCAACCGAAGTCCAGACTTATTTGGAGGCGAACCGTGATAGCTTGGATGATGAGTCAAACAACGTGTGAACCCTCATCGCCCCTTTTGGACCTggtgaaccttcggatatttcggccccctacaatagcccctcaactctttcttttcttgctcGGAAATGAAAGAGGAGTTGAATAAGAACCTGGCCGAACGAAGACGTAAAACCGAAGAACCATCAGTCCGAAGAGCGATCGACCAGACGAACCGTCAGAGTTGAACGGACAGAAATTATTTGAAACGCTTCGAGACGCGCGCGCAGCCTTTCATTAAATGCTCCTGTAACCGTCGATTTGAATCGATGCCAGGTGTCACGATTTCATTGGGTGCTGGTACGGCACGCTTCATATCTGCCACGCGTCCTTCATCGAGCGGCACATCAGTCTCCCGCCCAAATCCGACGGTCAGGGTGAGAGACCGCTTCGAATGCTACACCCAGTATAAAAGGGaagagggaaggagagagaaggttactctctctctgactctcgaTCGTCTCACTGTTCAAGCACCATTCCAGACTGAAATCGCCAGAAATCTGCATAtttgaaggcttttgatcaCAGATTTCTCTTGATTTCTCAGGTATTTCTTGAGCCCCTCCATTTCTTGATACATTTTGAGCGTTTTTTCGAgtgttttcccccctttttgGTCGATTTTTTCCCTTTGGTCTTGACTGAGAACCGCCTGAAACCcaggtgttcatgtgttcttccgagcGTATGAATACCTTGAAAttgtgttcttccgaacacgagGGCATCTTCGAGCGTGAGGTTTTTACAAAGGGGCAGTCTTTAAGAAGCTTTACAACCCCTGTGAAGCTTCTCAATCTCTGTTTCCCCATTGGGAACGCGTAGGGTCCCCCACCGTTTTCCTGATCGGTATGAGCCCTTCCTTCGGAATCTCTTTCGAGGGGAATCGCTCGGGAAACAACCGAACaaaggtgatatctctcctaaCGACACAAAACAACGAACGTAGGCACTTAGATTCTtggccatgcaaatcgctaacggtcttatcccatgcacttatctgtttctaggtatggagtcTGCAAAGTCACCTTCTTCGGGCGAATCTTATCGGTCGATGGATTCCGAAGATTCGGGTTTTGGTAGATCCGATCCGGGGTTATCCGAAGCTATAAGAGATTTCGCCCGAAATTACCGAACGGGATCAAGCGGAAGGATCCCCGAGGGTGTAGAGGGAGTCGACTACCCCGCCATGGTGGCTCCTCTCCGAACAATCGGGCCGGACCCCGATATTATAGACATAGGCGAATCTTCGTCCGAAAGTCCTCATGACGaagcagaagaggaagaggaggccGAAGGAGCTTACGAAGCCGAGTCGAGACCAGGGACTCCGCTTATCTCGCCAAGCCGAGCGAATGAAGGGGCCGGATTTGCTGGGGAATCCTCGTCACATCCGCCGAAGGTGAAGAGGAAGATCGTTCCGATGGACCCCGATGTGATCCCTGACCGAACGGGAAAGGACCCCTGCCCTTACTTGGAATGCTTCCAAGATAAAAAAAGCCTGGACACCTTCCGAGCCGTCTACGACATCCCTAACGATGTTATCATTACACCAGTCCGAGGGAACCGAATAAAATATGGTGACGAACACGTCACTGtccccttgatggcaatcacagaagggggccttcggttcccgatgcacagagttttgagagagatactTCACCGCTTCAATCTCACTCCGTGCCAGCTGAGCGTCAATTCCTACCGCATCATTCACTCGGTAATCGCCCTTGCTGAGGTGAAGATGTTCCGCCTAGaagcctttcatttttttgaaaattatatgatGTCGAGAAACGTTCGGTACTCTCGATACTACCTCTGCTCCCGGAGGAAGATGCAAAAGATCATTCCCGAGGGCATGTATGACTCGGAGAAATGGGCCTCTGACTACGTCGAAGTTCGAGGAAATTTCCAATTCCCCGAACACGAATACGGTCAGTTTGAGATAGCCACACGCAGAGGCACGCCGAGTAAGAACACTTGTCGttacttcaaatatttatttctgTTGCTCTGATTTCAGCTGTAAAAATTCAACTAACGATTTCACGCTTGTCTTCGGCAGATACCACCAAGATCAACAAGGTACTATTAAGGGCCGCCAAAGGTTGCGGTCTTGCCGACTCCCTGCTCACTATCCCAGCGGAGGAAAGAGACGCCCCAACCATCCTCAAATATACAGCTACCTACGGCGGTCGGATCCGACGAAAGGTAACTGACGAGCCTGAGCAGTCCGAGGACACCCCACAAGAGCTCCGACCGAGCTTCGACAAACCCCTCCGAGGGTCAATCCGACTTCCGACCGAGGAAGAGCCTTTCCCTGAACAACAAGAAGGTATGCCTCCAAGAAACATCAAGGAGGTTCTCCAGAAGAAGctggaggaaaaagagagggagaaggctCGACTGCAGAAGGCTGGGGGTACAGCCGCTTCGAGTGCAGCCGCTTCGGGCTCGGTTCCGAGCAAGAAAGTCCCACCTCCTCCCCCCTCTAAAAAGCGACCACTGAGCGCTCCTCCTTCCCCGAAGGAACCACCTGCGAGCAAGAAGGTGAGGGCGGCCGCTAAGGGAAAGGGCCAAGAGGTGGAGCAATCGAAAGAGGCCGCCGCAGAAGGAGAAGGGAGGGTGACTGCCTTCGATCTTGACACCCCATGGGTGCCAAGCTTCATCACACCTGGCAAGAAACAGGTCCTTAAATCGGATAGCTTGAGGGAGGATCCCTCCCTGGCTTTCACCCTTCATTCGAGGCTAGCTTTGCCGAGGGATGTACAGAATCCCCCCTCCCTGAAAGCAGCCCTGAGTGAATATTACTATCACGCAGGAAGGGTAAGTAAATGGTTTTACACTTGCACAttcgttttgtttgtttttttttttttttttttttttacaaatgccTTACTCCGTCGGAATGACtttcattttgctttgtttACAGGCTACCCAGTCCATAATGAGTGCCCAGCTGCATCTCACCGAATATGACAAGAAGTCAAAACTGCAAAAGCAGTCGGTGGAATACAACAAGGCCCTGGCCGAGGAGTACAAGAAGGgcttggagcaatccgagctcgTGAGGCAAAGCCTCGAGGTTCAGGTCGCCAACCAAAATGACCTTATCAAGGGGTTGCAAGAGTCTACCGAGCAGACCAGAGCCGAAGGAAAAGATGAGGGGTTGGCCGAAGGGAGAGCCTTGGGGAGGGAAGAGATGAGGAAAGAGATGGAGAAAGAGGTGCAGGGGCAGTACGAGAAAGGATACGCCCAGGCCGAAGAGGACGTGACCGATCAAGTCCTTGAAGTGCAAGACGAGATCAAGGAGGCCCAGCACAAAGAGAGCTTTATGCTCGGCTACAACATGGGTCTCGACGATGCAGGCGCTGAAGCTGACGACGAAAGGAGGAGTCTGGTGGAAATACCACCCTTCGCCCCTGCCGAAGTTATAGCGGAGGAGACAATAGCCGACGCTATCGAGTCGACCACCCTACCAGCCCCGGCCGAAGCTCCAATCCTACAGGCCCAAACCGACGCTCCGACTCCACCAGCCCCATCCGACGCTCCAACGGATTAGATTTGTTCTTGTTTAGTCTgtctttgtattttgttttgtttttgcataGTTTTGACATTGGTCGGCACCGACCATCGGATGTAACAAAAACATggagatttttcttttattttttttttttaaaagacaatcGTCTGTTCGTTCGGTATGGATGTTGTTTCcaagtatataaatatttgccaaGTCTTTCTATTCGGTATATACATCACATCTCAGAaattttttcagaaatttttaAGTCTTTTCATTCGGAAGGactgtttatgtgatttggaaGTCACTGAGAGATGAACTCAGGTTTACCCATATAGTAGCCCCCTGCCCTATTGTATTACCATAGGAATAGAATAAGGCAGTAGGATGGGAAAACTGAGCCGAAAAAGTGATCATGGGTTTcgagaatttcgcccgaacaaacaaattatcagGGGCTTAGAGAagttcacccgaacaaacacATCATCAGGGGCTTAGAGgatttcacccgaacaaacacATCATCAGGGGCTTAGAGGATTTCACCCGAACAAGAGATGTTACTGGAGCTAGATAAAATACCCCTTGTGTAAAAATAAAGCAGAATACTGGACGAATTTATATTAAGTGCATAACGCTCAAAGGCGCATTTGCCGAGCAAAAATGTAATACAAAAGATGCCAACactagccatggaatttccTAAGCTTTTGGGCATTCCATGGATTAGCGATTGGCGTGCCATCCATCTCAGCAAGCTTGTAGACTCCATGCCCGATCTTCTCAACCACTCGGTAAGGCCCTTCATAGGGGTCTTTTAGCTTGGTCAACTTTGTCGCTTCGGtaaccatccgaaggactaagtccccGACGTTGAATGGTCGAGCACGAACATTGCGGTTGTAGCCCCTTGCAACTTCTTGCTGGTACGCGGCGTGccgaaggttagcattgtcACGCAGTTCTTCGGCAAAATCTAACTCGGAACCCACTAGAGCACTGTTGTCGACAGGGTTAAAATTCTCCGTCCGAACTGTAGGGATCATAGTAGATAAAGGGAGGACAGCCTCCATACCGTAGGCCATAGCGAACGGAGTACGGCCGGTGGACCGCCGAGGCGTTGTTCGATAGGCCCAAAGGACatgtggaagctcttccacccaTTTGCCGAGCTTCCGATCCAGACGGCGCTTCAGCCCCCGAGTGATTGTCTTGTTTGAtgcttcggcttgtccattaCCCTGAGGATATGCCACCGAGGAATTTTGGATGGTAATATGGCGCTTCGCATAGAAAGCTTTGAGAGCGGAGGCGACAAATTGGGAACCGTTATCAGATAGTATGGCGTACGGCACGCCGAACCTGGAGATAATGTGCTTCCAGATAAAGCGTTCCACATCCCCGGCGGTGGTCTTGATCAACGGGGAGgcttcgacccacttggtgaacaAATCTGTGGCAGTGAGCATGTACTCAAATCCTCCGGGCGcctttggcatcttgccaactatgtcaaaagcccaaaccgcgaACGGCCATGGACTggtgatcattttaagggggaaagcaggctggtggatgagagaTGCATGCTTCTGACACCGAACACAGAGCTTCACGTAGTCTTCGGATTGCTtgaccatcttcggccaccaatagccttgcgttAGGGCACGCTGTGCAAGGGACCGTCCTCCTGAGTGAGCCCCACAGCTACCCGAATGAAGTTCCTCCAGAACGGCTGGCACGAGGTCGTCGTGGACGACACGCAGATCGGGGCCAGTAAAAGTCCGTCGGTAGAGATTGTCATTCGGTCCCAAGAAAAAATTGGCAGCTCGGCAACGGATTTTGTACGCCTCGCGCTTGTTCGTCGGTAGCACTTGATTCTTCAGGTAAG contains the following coding sequences:
- the LOC131333286 gene encoding O-fucosyltransferase 13-like isoform X1, producing the protein MGAKKPLLFIISLFPLSILAVIWFSPSSPFSEPSLSVSSPMSGKKDIWSVRRIMEWRPCKWWLDGHLTALPAESNGYIQLDCYGGLNQMRRDFCDGVGIARLLNATLVLPKFEVAAYWNESSGFADVFDVDYLIQQMNGFVKVVEELPAEIASKEPVQVDCSKRKGQFDYAESVLPSLLKHHYISLTPAMSQRRDRYPLHAKAALCQTCYNALRLTKALENKGSKLLQAIPKPFLSLHLRFEPDMVAYSQCEYSGLSSSSMEAIEASRGDRKPWTGESARVWRNCGKCPLTPKETAFILQSLSIPTNTNIYLAAGDGLMELEGLTSVYTNISTKATFLSGEEFASMHGNTKAALDYYVSINSDSYIATYFGNMDKMVAAMRAFKGLFKTLLLTRRAFAGFTSQGLQGNELREALWKVHRDDFVLGRGSALPDCFCEFKL
- the LOC131333286 gene encoding O-fucosyltransferase 13-like isoform X2, which codes for MRRDFCDGVGIARLLNATLVLPKFEVAAYWNESSGFADVFDVDYLIQQMNGFVKVVEELPAEIASKEPVQVDCSKRKGQFDYAESVLPSLLKHHYISLTPAMSQRRDRYPLHAKAALCQTCYNALRLTKALENKGSKLLQAIPKPFLSLHLRFEPDMVAYSQCEYSGLSSSSMEAIEASRGDRKPWTGESARVWRNCGKCPLTPKETAFILQSLSIPTNTNIYLAAGDGLMELEGLTSVYTNISTKATFLSGEEFASMHGNTKAALDYYVSINSDSYIATYFGNMDKMVAAMRAFKGLFKTLLLTRRAFAGFTSQGLQGNELREALWKVHRDDFVLGRGSALPDCFCEFKL